The genomic stretch cagTATATGGTGCTGGTTTGTTTTAAACTTTTGGTAATTCTCTTGCTTCGGCCTCCAAGTCCTAGGATTTTAGGCATGTGACACCTTCCTGTGCTCTAGTATTAAagattcttctcttttctttaagaCACAATCTCACTGTGTATCCTTAGCTGACCTAGACTCAAAGAACAGAGATCTGTGTGCCTTTGCTCAGATTCTCTACcttttttttacaaaaacaaataaaacctttttattgtttctttgtgaatttcacatcatgcaccccaatcccactcacctcGCTGTCCCTTTATATACCCCCTCAACCCTTGCCAAGGACAATCTCTCTCCttgaaaagaacacaaaaattagaaaacaaaaacaaacaaacaaatccatctCTGTGGAAGCTGAAGTGTGTTACACAGTACATTCTTTTGCCCAAatatctttacttgcaaatgttcgcTGTAATGAGCCAGAATAAGAATGGCTAAAGGTATCACACAACATTCTGGCACAACCGCTGATTCTTCTCTTAACCAGTTAATAGTCAGTAGTGAGTAAATGAAGCCGGAGAGCTTACTTATCacttacagatttatttatttatttttttagttttgccatgattgtgttttctgttttgtacCACATTTCATATAAAATTAAGTTATAATGATTTAATTGAGGCCTGTGCTATGGAAGTGCTATGATAGCATTTAAATATGCCACACTTAttttgcatttgtttcttttttaagacttacctttactatttttaattctctctctctctctctctctctctctctctgtgtgtgtgtgtgtgtgtgtgtgtgtgtgtgtgtctgtgtgtgaaggaCAGAGATGTTAGGTTTTTAGTAGTACAGGCCATTGTAAGTTGCCTGATGTGGGAAGTAAACTTGGGCCCTCTGAAAGTATTGtatatgctgagccatctttctagccctgtTGCGTCTGTTTTAAAGTTGGTTGATGTattaattaaatacataaattttaattttttttcttttccttcctaccttccttcctttctttttttcttttcctttttttttttttttgattttagagacagggtttctctgtgtagccttggctctcttggaactcattttgtagaacaggctagcctcaaactcacagagatccacctgcctctgcttcctgagtgctgggattaaaagcatgtgccactactaCCTGGAaagtttacttttatttcatattttgaaataatttgctCTATGATGGGTTAAGTTGGTACCTTAAAACTAAGtatgttttctctgtgttctaTTTATGCTTTTTAGGTGGCAGCCAATGCACACATTCCTCCAGACTACCTCCTTAAAATTTGTGAGAGGATTGGTCCTTTATTAGATAAGGAGATCCCTCAGAGTGTTCCTGGGGTACAGACATTACTAGGTGTTGGTCGGCAGTCTCTGTTAAGGGATGCCAaaggtaaggtttttttttttgttttttttttttttagacatttaACCCTGTTACAGAGCAAGATTCAGAGAGTAGTGTAGTTGCAAATGAACAATCACATGACTTTAAAAAttcaacagaactaaaatatctgggcataggctctttcctgagactgatactccatccaaggactgtgcatgcagataacttagaacccctgtacaaatgtagcccatggcagctctggctccaagtgggttccctagtagggaacagggactgtctctgacatgaactcaggggccgggtctttgatcacctcccctaaggaggggagcagccttactaggccatagaggaagacaatgcaatcagtcctgatgagacctgagaggctagggtcagatgaaagggcaggagaacctccctttcatttgacttggaaaggggcatgggaggagagggagaggggacaaGTGAGGGgtctacagttgagatacaaagtgaataaattgtaattaataaaaaaataaatttaaaaatgcttttagCTTTTTAAACTTCCAGATTTCTACTAATTTTCTAGGTGTACAAgtgaatttctttcttctctgtgtttttgttttgttttgttttggtcttttatgacagctttttttttctgtgtagccttggctgtcctggactcactctgtagatgcgGCTGGCCTTAACTCAGccgcgatccacctgcctctgcctttctgagtgctgtgattaaaggtgtgcaccagcgtGCCTGGCTTACAAGTGACTTTTTCTAAAGGTGTAAAATCAAGTCCTTTTGTGACAAGTActtgaaaaactgttttgtttgttttttctttgactaACTTTGGTCTTCTTATATACAGACTGTAAGAGTACACTATGGAATGGGTCTGCTTTTGCAGCTCTACACAGAGGCAGACCTCCAGAACTACCTGTAAATTATGTGAAACCTCCAAATGTGGGTAAGTGATATGCAAGTTATAAGCATATTCTTGATTCATTCTTGGACTCATTTGATAGCCAAAAGTATGTGCCACAATTGAATTTGAAGTATAAGCACACTGTTTATATTCTTAGAGTTAAGATTTtgaagattgattttttttatgtatgtgtatatatgtatgtgtatgtgtatactgTGTGCCTGCACGGTCCCTAGGAGGTCCTAAGAGGGTGTTGGACCCTGCCAAGGAATAACTACAAGTAGTTGGGAGTCACCCAATATGGATACTGGTAACTGAATTTGGGTCCTGGAAGAGCaagcactcctaaccactgaatTATTTCTCTAGCCTCACAAAAGTTCTTAATGGGGCCATATACTTTTAAAGCtacattttagaattttatttctttagtgtgtgtgtgtttgtgtgtgtgtgtgtaaatgtaacTACACAAGTGTTGAGGTGAGAATACAATTTGTagacttttaattttcttctaccATCTGTATCttagggctcaaactcaggtcagcagACTTGGCTACAGGTGTCTTTACATACTAAGCCTCAGGGCTatctttttaaagtcattttctacTTAAAGCCAATTTAATTTTCATGACCTATTTTGTCCATTTAATTCCTTTCTTAGCAGAAACTtgctgtgtttttgagacaggatctcacatagTTTAGGCAGGCCTCTAATTTACTGTAATAggggatgatcttgaactcctgaccacTTGTGCTTCCACCTCACAAATACTGGGAATAGTGTTTCACTACCACACCCTGTCTCAGAACGTTTTTGAAAATATAGTACAGGAAGTTTAAGCCATATGGCTTTCTATTTCCATGTCTCTGTATTGAGTTTCCACAAAATTTTGAAGGAAACTGTTTCAAGATAGGtttcagaagtaaaaaaaaaaaaaaaaaaagtgtgatctGTTTATATATCTTTGTCAATTTTATAGTaatattatgtattttatatcagtcaactttctatttattttttgttgtattATGACAGTCTTACTGTTTCTCATAGTGGATTGGAATTCACTGTTTAACCAGGCAGTCCCCTTGCAATTATAGGCATGAACCACTCTGTACCTTGAtctgttttttaagaaaaaaaatgccatgatTCATAGTTCTAGTTTACTGAAATTCACATGTTCCTAGTTATTCTTAGGACAACTCTGGCCAAATTTTCCAGAATTACTAGTTACTAGTAGCTACCAAGAATATAGATCTAAGTATAAGCTCATTTTGATTATAGCTAACATTTACAAAGTGTTTATAAAACCATGGTTCTGGGATATATTCTGcttccataaaatatttttttctgtagttcCTAGTGCTTATACACTGTGCCCTAAAATTTGAATGAATAAGTTTCAAatcaaaagattttttatttaatttttattttttatattaattagtctattcactttgtatcccagctgtagccccttccttattccctcccaaacccacactccttcccttatctccttccatgcccctctctaagtccactgataagggaaggtcctcctccctttccatctgaccctagcctatcaggtctcatcaggactgtctgcattgtcttcctctgtggcctggcaagtctgttcccccctcagggggaggtgatcaaaacaTAAGAAGACTTTTTGTTGTtggctttaaaagaaaaacttgagacaaggtctccctgtgtATCCCTAACTAGCCTCCTACTCACATAGATCTACCTGcatctgtcttccaagtgcttggATGAAATTGTACACCATCTTGACCAGCCTGTTGTGTTGGTTTATTAGAGTTTTTAGACAATGTCTCACGTACAAGATAACCTCATTGTAACCTTTTTGTTTTCCTACCTTCCAAACGTTGGAATTACAGATAAATGCTAATATGCTTTGTTTATAAACAATTTTTCAAAAGGAATACTAGTATATTCAAAAAGGTAGTAGAACTTATTAACTCCCAGGTGGATCAAGACCAGAGTGGTCTACTCAGAGTTCCAGattagccagggctatatagtgagactggTTCCTCTTTTTGAAAGATTCTAAACATTTCTAGAATATATCTGGGAAACTAGGTTAAAGCTCTTCTGTTTGCAGCATAGAAAATCCAGGGAAGTCAAATAATTGGCCAAAGatagtttgcttttctttctgtcttgtttttattactgtctcATGCTCATGATTAGATATTATCATACTTTATATACGCTTACTGAGCTGCAAAAAGTAGATAATTAGCTATATTGCCTTTTCCCCccattgagacaggatttcttggtgtagccttggctttcctggactcactttgtagaccagactggtctagaactcagagatctgcctgactctgtctcctcagtgctgggatcaaaggtatgtgctACTATCCCCTCCTCCCTTTTATATTGAGAAAAGTTTTCTCTTGGAaagcctgactgtcctggaactcactgtatacaCCTAACTGACCTCggattcacaaagatccacccactctctgcctcccaagtgcaaggATTAAAGCTTTACtagattttaatatttgtttgtcACTCAATAAATCATCtgtcttctgtttattttttgttgtgagGATGAAGCTAGGGCCTCATACATATTAGGTAAGCTCTTTACCACTGATTATCTTTTCAATACTTTGattctgagacagtgttttgCTCTAGGCTAAGCTGGCCTTTATTATGCTATCTCCTGTTACCTCTGCTTTCTATTTGGCTGGGATCAGAGGCCTTTGGTACACAGCCTGGCTATTTTTAAAGTAAAGCATACTTTAAGGTATAGTGATGCAGAATAAAAGTCTCCCTTTTAAACTGTCCAGTATACTGAGTTTTTGACAAATGTGTACATTTGTGCAACTTCCCAGAATAATGAAGGATTATATACTGTTTCTATTGCTTTTTTAATACCTGTCTTACAACTGCTGAAAATGACTAATCTTTTCTTCTGTGACTATATCTTTGCGTTATTTAGAATGCCGTTTGAATTAAAGCACACAGCATTCAGGTTTTTGTGCCTATCTGTTCCCCCCCAAGGTCTCACAATGTGggtctggctagcctggaactcagtgtgtagaCCAGGTTTGTCTTGTTTTAACTCCCCTATCATATTCTTGATCCTGaactcaaaaaataaatcaaactgCTATCGTCTTTCAAGCGCTTGGGGATAAAGGAGTTACCACCATACTGAGCCACAAGATTGTCTCTATTCcctttttaaagttttggaattttgttttaaatttttttctagtctgtattttttctattttgcaTACTAAATGGGTATGTGGTTCAGTTCATTTTTCATGTTGGAATGTAATTGTTTTGCaccatcttttctctttttaatcgTATGACTCTTCATGGACTATGCTGTTTGACTACTCAATCTCACTTTTCAAAATCATTTCACCATTTCTCATCCTTAGCCCTTGTATAAGCTTTATAGTCCACTGTTCAGTCATTACAAAGAAACTTTTAAGCTTTTCTTTCAAATACCATTGAATCCATGGCTCCATTTTGGGAGGATTTCCGTTACTTGTTGCTAGAATATAGATAacatattttcaattatttttgtaTTGACCTTATGATAGTCATTTACTAAATttgatgaattttttaaaaagacactttTAGATTGTTTATGTGGATGAGGATGTCAACACAGAAAGATAggtttacttttttcatttttttcctttcttgcatTATGCTGTAGTTGGTCGAACTAGTGTGAATGGACATCCTTGCTTTGTGCCTTATTTTAAGATTAAACTAGACAATTTTTCATCACTAAGTAACACAATAAATTTTTGCATTCAATCAATTTGAAGATGCTACCTTCTGTTCCTACTTTTTTAGAAACTCATGGATATATCCCTCTTTTAACTTGATGTTTAGAATTTCATCATCAGTTTATGTACACATATTTTAAGCAAGTACTTTATCATTGGGCTGTATTCCCAACCAATAGGGTAcattttttgatacagggtttctgtAATCCAGAGTAGGCTTGTACTCACTGTGTACCAGATGATGACATGTGCTTTTGATGAGCCGATTCTCCTGTTTCCATCCAATTTGCCAGAATGACAGTTCTATTCCACTATGACTGGCTTTATGTGATGCTACTGATTGAATCCAGGACTTTGTGcttgttaattctttttttaaatcatttgtgAATTTCATAGAGTTTACTTTcatcatattctttttaaaatgaaagttttacAGTAATGTTTTCACCAAATACAATATAATTCTGACCACTGAGACAGCTCTCTAGCCCCCAAGGTCAGAATTGCATTGTTTTGGCAAAACAATGCTGtagaacttaattttttttatatagaaaatatGATAAAAGTATGCTCtgaaattctcaaggaataaGGAATTTGTATGATGTGATCTTTAGAATAAGATCAAACTATGAAGAGTTAAAGTTTTTTTCTGCAGAAAGTACAGAACTTACAAATGTGGTAGGGCAACCTTGAATCTTTGATTCTCTTATGCTCAAACAACACTTTGAGGACTgtagatgtctcagtggttaagagtgcttgttgttCTTCTAAaatgacccaggttcaattcatagcacccatatgacagcttcagttccagggcatctgacaatATCTTCAGGCCTCTGTGGTCACCAGGTCATGATATGGTGCACAGCAGAAAAATATCTGTAcacataaataagttttaaaaataaaaattctaacttCACCTGTACTGTAAAGCATGCAACACTGTTTATTCTAATGTTCTCATCTTTTATGCAGTTAATGAGTAATGATGCTTTGTAGTTTAATTATATGTAAATGAGGGAGCATGTTGAAGGAATTTGGGAGTTAATGCCAAGATAACATTCTCCATACTAATATAACACTTTAAATATATGTATGGTTACTTCAATCAAGGATGAATTTTTAAATGTCTATAGTGAATGAGCAAAATAGAACTAtagtggctggagagatatctcagtggttaagagtacctgctgctcttggagaagacctaggtttagttcccagcacccacatggcagttcacaaccattataactccagttgcagggaatGTCACACCCTTCTGTGgtctccacaggctccaggcatACACAggttgcacagacatacatatagaaaaacacccatgaaaaaaaatcataaaaaagatGACTATATgatttataattttgtttatattttagttGTGCTATTTCATTAGCTGGATGCTTGTCTATTCCAATTGAGTTTTCCTTGGGCCAGgtttaaagaaggaagaaatttaaAGCAACGTTAAACACTTATTATTAAACATAACTTAAATTCATATGGGGGGCATACACAATATTTGTGATGTTACTTGGGGCCTTACCCTATTACCACTAAATGTTAATTCTTCATCCTTTTAAAGATTAATGTTTATGGGAACTGATAGTTAAGATAACTAAAATTTCATGGAAACACACATCTGCAGAGCTAGTTTGTCATTAGAGAAGTAATATTAAAAGTTGAATGTGATTTTTCAAGAGCTAATAATTATTATCCCATCATGGCAAAAAGTATAGAAATTTTTCTATTTGGTATCAAAACAATT from Meriones unguiculatus strain TT.TT164.6M chromosome X, Bangor_MerUng_6.1, whole genome shotgun sequence encodes the following:
- the Brwd3 gene encoding bromodomain and WD repeat-containing protein 3 isoform X2, translating into MAAAPTQIEAELYYLIARFLQSGPCNKSAQVLVQELEEHQLIPRRLDWEGKEHRRSFEDLVAANAHIPPDYLLKICERIGPLLDKEIPQSVPGVQTLLGVGRQSLLRDAKDCKSTLWNGSAFAALHRGRPPELPVNYVKPPNVVFCLHVLL